The following are encoded in a window of Armatimonadota bacterium genomic DNA:
- the rplL gene encoding 50S ribosomal protein L7/L12 encodes MALTKEDFIAAIKGITVLELSELTHELKEVFGVTAMAPVAVAAAPGAVAGGEAAAEEAPTSFDVVLTAIGEKKINVIKVVREVTSLGLKEAKDKVEAAPAAIKQGINMEEAQALKAKFDAEGATVEIKPAAG; translated from the coding sequence ATGGCACTCACCAAGGAAGATTTCATCGCAGCCATCAAGGGCATAACCGTCCTTGAGCTGTCGGAGTTGACCCACGAACTGAAGGAGGTGTTCGGCGTTACGGCAATGGCGCCGGTGGCTGTCGCAGCCGCGCCGGGCGCAGTTGCGGGCGGCGAAGCCGCCGCTGAGGAAGCTCCGACCAGTTTTGACGTGGTCCTGACGGCGATCGGCGAGAAAAAGATCAACGTCATCAAGGTGGTCCGCGAAGTCACCAGCCTCGGCCTGAAAGAGGCCAAGGATAAGGTGGAAGCGGCGCCCGCCGCCATCAAGCAGGGCATCAATATGGAGGAAGCGCAGGCACTGAAGGCCAAGTTCGATGCCGAAGGCGCAACCGTGGAGATCAAGCCGGCCGCCGGCTGA
- a CDS encoding 50S ribosomal protein L10, which translates to MAQKKTRHARRRQKVAAGKEWLQQSKGLIFIDYRGLTVSEQETLGRRLRKHGSRFHVVKNTLFTRSLGEEQAGAFADFLKGPTAAVFLGDDAVGASKALLDFVREIRKPEIVVKAAWIEGKLLSPADVVRISKLPSRDQLVAELVGVLEAPIAEFVGVLDGIISEFVYTLDAIVSQKEAA; encoded by the coding sequence ATGGCTCAAAAGAAAACCCGCCATGCCCGCCGTCGGCAGAAGGTGGCCGCGGGTAAAGAGTGGCTGCAACAGAGCAAAGGGCTGATCTTCATCGACTATCGTGGCTTAACCGTCAGTGAGCAAGAGACGCTTGGCCGCCGCCTCCGAAAGCATGGGTCGCGCTTCCATGTCGTGAAGAATACGCTTTTCACGCGCTCTCTGGGTGAGGAGCAGGCTGGAGCGTTCGCGGACTTCCTCAAAGGCCCAACCGCCGCCGTATTTCTGGGCGACGACGCCGTGGGGGCATCGAAAGCGCTCCTCGACTTCGTGCGTGAGATACGCAAGCCGGAGATCGTGGTGAAGGCCGCATGGATCGAAGGCAAGCTGCTTTCGCCCGCGGATGTTGTGCGCATCTCCAAACTGCCATCCCGCGACCAACTCGTCGCAGAACTGGTCGGTGTGCTGGAAGCGCCCATCGCGGAGTTCGTCGGCGTGCTCGACGGCATCATTTCAGAGTTTGTATACACACTCGACGCAATCGTCAGCCAGAAAGAGGCTGCCTGA
- a CDS encoding inorganic diphosphatase, which produces MKYDELPIGPQAPEIVTVVVEIPQGSSNKIEYDITTEVFRLDRVLYSPLHYPCEYGFIPHTLFEDGDPVDILVLASKPTFTGCVLPVRPVGVLHMSDDKGQDHKILGVSAHDPRYENVLSLEHVYEHRLKEINHFFNVYKDLEDKEVDVLGWQDTAAAHRLIQMYRTDGGAALPNVRS; this is translated from the coding sequence ATGAAGTATGACGAATTGCCGATCGGACCGCAAGCGCCGGAGATTGTAACCGTTGTAGTGGAGATACCGCAGGGCAGCAGCAACAAGATCGAATACGATATTACGACGGAGGTATTCCGGTTGGACCGGGTGCTCTACTCGCCGCTTCACTATCCGTGCGAATACGGCTTTATACCGCACACCTTGTTTGAAGATGGCGATCCGGTAGATATTCTGGTACTGGCGTCCAAACCGACGTTCACCGGGTGCGTGCTGCCGGTGCGACCGGTCGGTGTCCTGCACATGAGCGACGACAAGGGGCAGGACCACAAAATCCTCGGTGTATCTGCTCACGACCCGCGATACGAAAATGTTCTCTCGCTCGAGCATGTCTATGAACACCGCCTCAAGGAGATCAACCACTTCTTCAATGTCTACAAGGATCTTGAAGATAAGGAGGTGGATGTACTCGGGTGGCAGGATACAGCCGCGGCGCACCGATTGATTCAAATGTATCGCACCGACGGCGGCGCCGCTCTGCCTAACGTAAGAAGCTGA
- the trxA gene encoding thioredoxin, translating into MSSAAAVTKGDFEEEVLKSPIPVMVDFWAIWCGPCKQIAPAVDDLATEYAGKLKVLKVNVDEEQEISERYGIQSIPTLLFFKDGKQVDRIMGAYPRRQIAAKIDSVLTA; encoded by the coding sequence ATGAGCAGTGCCGCGGCGGTAACCAAGGGCGATTTTGAGGAGGAAGTGCTCAAGTCACCGATACCGGTAATGGTAGATTTTTGGGCCATTTGGTGTGGCCCCTGCAAACAGATAGCCCCAGCTGTAGACGACCTTGCCACCGAGTACGCAGGCAAGCTCAAGGTTTTGAAGGTGAATGTTGACGAGGAGCAGGAGATTTCCGAGCGGTACGGCATCCAGTCCATCCCCACACTGCTGTTCTTCAAAGACGGCAAACAGGTGGATCGGATAATGGGTGCGTACCCGCGACGGCAGATCGCCGCGAAGATCGACTCCGTGCTGACGGCCTAA
- a CDS encoding NAD(P)-dependent oxidoreductase has protein sequence MKILITGAKGNLGSCVARRLNTGSNELVLMDAEPIEAVDNCTPVQADIRDAAAVSFAMTGCHAVVHAAGYDQRAMDHHNIDDFYHVNVTGTHNVLRCMLQHNTANLIYCSSEAVYGAGLRDCTVLTELCACVPSQVAGLTKHLAEEMCRYYSRRRAVRVAMLRFGPFSHGDWKNAGLARLANGLDREDAAQAVVLALGAVQDEAFGCQAFGIHALTPFTDEDWPELEVNPAAVLDRYYPGCTDILASHGLRVPHLHTRYDITRAVTLLGYDPEYNFEQFLRRLRSH, from the coding sequence ATGAAGATACTTATCACCGGAGCTAAAGGCAATCTTGGCTCGTGCGTGGCGCGGCGCCTGAATACCGGCAGCAATGAACTGGTGTTGATGGACGCAGAACCGATAGAAGCCGTTGACAACTGCACGCCGGTGCAGGCCGACATTCGCGACGCCGCCGCCGTATCGTTCGCCATGACGGGCTGCCACGCGGTAGTACATGCCGCCGGTTACGATCAACGCGCCATGGATCACCACAATATCGATGACTTCTACCACGTTAACGTCACCGGAACCCACAATGTGCTGAGGTGCATGCTGCAGCACAACACGGCAAATCTTATCTACTGCTCCTCGGAGGCGGTCTACGGGGCGGGTTTGCGCGACTGCACGGTGCTGACTGAGTTGTGCGCCTGCGTGCCGAGTCAGGTTGCGGGCTTGACCAAGCACCTGGCCGAGGAGATGTGCCGTTACTACAGCCGCAGGCGAGCCGTGCGGGTGGCAATGCTTCGGTTTGGGCCCTTTTCGCACGGCGACTGGAAAAACGCCGGCCTTGCGCGGTTAGCAAACGGCCTGGATCGCGAAGACGCGGCTCAGGCGGTGGTGCTGGCGCTTGGCGCGGTCCAGGACGAGGCATTCGGCTGCCAGGCATTCGGCATTCACGCGCTGACGCCATTTACCGACGAGGACTGGCCGGAGCTGGAAGTCAATCCCGCTGCGGTACTGGATCGATACTATCCCGGCTGCACCGATATCCTCGCCAGCCACGGTTTGCGCGTACCGCACCTTCATACGCGATACGACATTACACGGGCCGTGACGCTGTTGGGGTACGACCCCGAATACAACTTTGAGCAGTTCCTGCGCCGCTTGCGCTCGCACTGA
- a CDS encoding N-acetylmuramoyl-L-alanine amidase, with protein MKLAPEPGGIVIHSSDTPAEVDGVPIDARRINMIHRTDHPGWATQYHGKTYYIGYHYVILPDGTIQQGRPDHCPGCHARGYNNWLGICLIGAFSTRSNPNWWPHRPTVEEMTSLMALCQRLMLKYHIPIGNVRRHCDVNQTSCPGRRFPWQSFREELTLWAMANEANLGNGVAAAPAPVRPGA; from the coding sequence GTGAAGCTGGCGCCGGAACCGGGCGGGATCGTCATCCACTCCTCGGATACGCCCGCCGAGGTTGACGGCGTGCCGATCGATGCCAGGCGCATCAATATGATCCACCGCACCGATCACCCCGGATGGGCCACGCAGTACCACGGCAAAACCTACTACATCGGCTACCACTACGTCATCTTGCCGGACGGCACGATCCAGCAAGGGCGCCCGGACCACTGTCCGGGCTGCCACGCTCGGGGCTACAACAACTGGTTGGGCATCTGCCTTATCGGCGCGTTCTCCACGCGCAGCAATCCAAACTGGTGGCCGCACCGGCCAACGGTGGAGGAGATGACCTCACTCATGGCGCTGTGCCAAAGGCTGATGCTGAAGTACCACATCCCAATCGGAAATGTTCGGCGGCACTGCGACGTAAACCAGACCTCCTGTCCTGGCCGGCGCTTTCCCTGGCAGAGCTTCCGGGAGGAGCTAACGCTGTGGGCTATGGCCAATGAGGCAAATCTCGGAAACGGCGTGGCCGCCGCGCCTGCGCCCGTACGTCCCGGCGCCTGA
- a CDS encoding DeoR/GlpR transcriptional regulator, whose translation MAENTDARRMRLLARLAGAGQAVRLELLADEERCNLRTIRRDLDALQRLFETVRSVEVHRGFAAVCTAPYALGRFRNNLQIHTEAKRAIARVVAGMVPNDASIALTGGTTLLYVAQELRAAAIEGRPPTGCIVFTNSLPALHELVAAEIATGVLGEIYVAEDCALHSPSFHSAFQPSLAIAGVSGLTLNSEASTNALSLYSSRADEATFLRDLLSGVPEIIVPADSSKLNRRHPWSIYLPLADKKVTLVTESLTERQVAELQSVRQRLTSLRCDFQWRVPNSPQPHQIQPQ comes from the coding sequence ATGGCTGAAAACACCGATGCTCGTCGAATGCGACTCCTGGCGCGGCTTGCCGGCGCAGGTCAAGCCGTCCGTCTGGAACTGCTTGCCGACGAGGAGCGCTGCAATCTTCGTACGATCCGGCGTGATCTGGATGCCCTGCAGCGACTCTTCGAGACGGTTCGCAGCGTGGAGGTTCACCGCGGTTTCGCCGCAGTATGCACAGCTCCGTACGCATTGGGCCGGTTCCGTAACAATCTGCAAATACATACAGAGGCAAAACGGGCAATTGCGCGTGTAGTCGCCGGCATGGTACCGAATGACGCGTCGATAGCGCTCACAGGCGGCACCACACTGTTGTACGTGGCGCAGGAATTGCGCGCCGCAGCCATCGAAGGGCGTCCACCGACTGGCTGCATTGTGTTCACCAACAGTTTGCCAGCCCTGCACGAACTGGTTGCTGCCGAGATCGCGACCGGCGTGCTGGGCGAGATTTACGTTGCTGAGGATTGTGCTCTGCACTCACCGTCGTTCCACAGCGCTTTCCAGCCCAGCCTGGCGATTGCCGGTGTAAGCGGATTGACACTCAATAGCGAGGCGAGCACGAATGCGCTGTCGCTCTACTCCTCACGAGCCGATGAAGCGACCTTTCTGCGCGATCTCCTCTCCGGTGTTCCGGAGATCATCGTGCCGGCAGATAGCAGCAAACTGAACCGGCGCCATCCCTGGAGTATCTACCTGCCGCTTGCCGATAAGAAGGTGACTCTGGTTACCGAGAGCCTCACCGAGCGGCAGGTTGCCGAGCTTCAAAGCGTTCGACAGCGCCTGACCTCGCTCCGATGCGATTTTCAGTGGCGGGTCCCCAACTCGCCACAGCCCCACCAGATCCAACCACAATAA
- the glmS gene encoding glutamine--fructose-6-phosphate transaminase (isomerizing) → MCGITAYSGPRSAVETALVNLKRLEYRGYDSAGVAYVTAGDLNLVRAAGKIQNLSAALVDKDIHASVAIAHTRWATHGAPTELNAHPHRDCTGRIAVVHNGIIENYREVRERLSNEGHCFASETDTETIAHLIEHETLHHETVRDAIAAAVRQLKGSFALAIIHLGAPETVFAVRNESPLVIGLGDGENFLASDIPAVMNYTRRVILLENRDVAVISRDQVTITDWYGEPVERAVTEITWDDAAAEKGGCAHFMLKEIYEEPRTVANALRGRVMGSSISLDELPFTDRDWRRFKRLAIVGCGTAYHAGVVGKRLFEELLRVPVETTIASEFRYSEPIVDDETLLIVISQSGETADTLAAMREGQRRGATALAIVNVVGSTLARDANASLLTYAGPEIGVCSTKAYLAQVVVLAELAAFLAERQHEGRATNLIDALARLPEQVAACLKLECELQDLARSLTSCSTYFFLGRGYDYAAALEAALKLKEISYLHAEAYPAGEMKHGPLALVESGVTVVGLCTQERTLEKMHSNLKEVKARNGRVIAVIREADVAPDSADDVIRIPGSHDALMPALALTPLQLFAYHIALQAGCEIDQPRNLAKSVTVE, encoded by the coding sequence ATGTGTGGTATTACGGCATATTCGGGTCCGCGCTCGGCTGTAGAAACGGCATTGGTCAATCTCAAGCGGCTGGAGTACCGAGGCTACGACTCGGCCGGTGTGGCCTATGTGACTGCTGGCGACTTGAACCTGGTCCGCGCGGCCGGCAAGATTCAGAATCTGTCTGCGGCGTTAGTGGATAAGGATATCCACGCATCAGTGGCTATAGCGCATACACGATGGGCAACTCACGGTGCACCCACGGAGTTGAACGCGCATCCACATCGCGACTGCACCGGTCGCATTGCCGTGGTGCACAACGGGATCATCGAGAATTATCGTGAAGTCCGCGAGCGCCTCAGCAACGAAGGTCACTGCTTCGCCTCAGAGACAGATACCGAAACGATTGCTCATCTCATAGAGCACGAAACGCTGCACCATGAAACGGTGCGAGATGCCATTGCTGCGGCTGTGAGGCAGCTCAAGGGCTCGTTCGCGCTCGCCATCATCCACCTTGGTGCGCCGGAGACCGTGTTCGCGGTGCGCAACGAGTCTCCGCTGGTAATTGGCCTCGGCGACGGCGAAAACTTCCTGGCATCGGACATTCCGGCGGTGATGAACTACACACGGCGTGTGATTCTGCTTGAGAATCGCGATGTTGCAGTTATATCGCGAGACCAGGTGACGATTACCGATTGGTATGGCGAACCGGTTGAGCGCGCGGTGACCGAGATCACGTGGGACGACGCCGCCGCGGAAAAAGGCGGATGCGCCCATTTTATGCTGAAGGAGATTTACGAAGAGCCGCGCACCGTTGCGAACGCGCTCCGTGGCAGGGTCATGGGTTCATCCATCAGCCTTGACGAGCTTCCGTTTACCGACCGCGACTGGAGGCGGTTCAAACGCCTTGCGATAGTGGGCTGCGGTACTGCATACCACGCCGGCGTGGTTGGCAAGCGATTGTTCGAGGAGCTTCTTCGAGTGCCGGTTGAAACGACGATTGCCAGCGAGTTTCGCTACAGCGAACCCATCGTGGATGATGAGACGCTGCTGATCGTGATCTCACAATCCGGCGAAACAGCCGACACACTGGCTGCGATGCGTGAGGGGCAGCGGCGTGGCGCCACGGCCCTGGCAATTGTCAACGTTGTGGGCAGCACTTTGGCGCGCGACGCCAACGCCTCGCTGCTGACGTATGCCGGCCCGGAGATCGGCGTCTGCTCGACCAAGGCATATCTGGCGCAGGTAGTGGTGCTGGCGGAGCTCGCCGCCTTCCTTGCCGAGCGCCAGCACGAGGGACGGGCGACCAACCTGATTGATGCGCTTGCCAGGCTGCCGGAACAGGTTGCCGCCTGCTTGAAGCTGGAGTGCGAGTTACAGGATTTGGCCCGATCCCTTACCAGCTGCTCAACCTACTTTTTCCTGGGTCGCGGCTACGACTATGCCGCGGCGCTGGAAGCTGCGCTGAAGCTGAAGGAGATCTCGTATCTGCACGCCGAGGCATACCCGGCGGGCGAAATGAAGCACGGCCCTCTGGCGCTTGTGGAGTCCGGTGTGACGGTTGTAGGTTTATGCACACAAGAGCGGACGCTTGAGAAGATGCACAGCAACCTTAAAGAGGTGAAGGCGCGCAACGGCCGAGTGATAGCGGTTATCCGTGAGGCCGACGTTGCGCCCGACTCCGCAGACGACGTGATCCGGATACCCGGTTCACACGATGCGCTGATGCCGGCCCTTGCGCTGACGCCACTCCAGTTGTTTGCGTACCACATCGCATTGCAGGCGGGCTGCGAAATCGATCAGCCGCGCAACCTCGCCAAGAGCGTTACCGTGGAGTGA